TTATGATACATAGTCCTTTCCCCAATATAATTACTATAATAAAGGCTATGATATTAGGTTGTTTTAGTTATGGAGTAAGCTTAGTATTGTTTGTATTAGCAATGAGAAGTTTAGGAAGTGCAAGAACTAGTACATTCTTTGGAACTGCACCGTTCATTGGAGCAATTCTATCATTTGTTTTATTTAGGGAAGCGCCTGGTATTATGTTTATTGTTTCTTTGCCTATTATGATTGTAGGAACACTTCTTTTGTTTAAAGAAGATCATGCACACAAGCACAGACACGAATATATTGTTCACGAACATAGACATAATCATTCAGACAGCCATCATGAACATAGTCATGTACTTGGTGAAGTTCCTATGGATGGTTACCATTCTCATGTTCATGAACACAAAGAAATGGAGCATGAGCACCCTCACACTCCAGATATACACCACAGGCATTCACATTAGTTTTTATAATTACTTTTTAGTTGAACTTGAATCAGAAAATTCCTTAAGAGTCTCTAATAGCTTAGGGTAAAAGTCGTTAAAAGTTTTGTATTTATTACGATTATTCTCATACTCTTTTAGTTTTTCAGATAATGCATCAAGATAAATAAATTTACGATTAGTATCCATATTAATGTAACGTCTGCTTATACCTGAGCTAAAATTGGTATCTAAATTTCTATATGCCACGGCTCTAACTATATGCTCATTTACGCAAAAGTCCCAAGAACCATACTGTTCTTTAGTCATAGCATCTTTTATAGGAGTAAATAGGTTACTATATTTATTTACTTCATCTATGTTTTTTTCAGTTAATGGATTAACATAGGAATGTCCGAACTCATGAATTACCATTTGAAAGAATTCAGCATCATCATTGGGTATTACCATAAAATCATATAAATCAAACTTATCATTTTTTGAAGGGATTCGAGCGGCATATCCCCCAATAGATAAAGGTTCTATAATAAAATTATAGCTATTTTGTTTATATCCATAATAATCAATAAGTTTATCAATGCAACCTAGCTTATCAACTTTTTCTTTTACTGTTGAAACTAATTTTTTGTATAAATCAATATGACTTAAATAAAAATCATCAAAACTAGATTTCTTTCTAAAATCCGATAGTAAGTCAAAAAACTTAATCAGTGTTTTTTTATTTCCAGCAGCAGAAATTACGTCACTAGGTAAAGTAAGATTAGTTAAAAGTTTAAGATTATCATCAACATATAGCATAGCTTGTGGTGGAGTACTATAGGAAAATCCAGTTTTAAGCATTTTTTTATATAAAGTTACTACAGGCTCATCATTATACTTTGAGAAGTAGTTAGCAATATCTTTGCTATATTTGTCATTATCACTACTTAAGTTTTCTTTTATAATTGTAGGATCATCAGCTAAGTATTGAACTATAGAAAGAAGTTCTATTTTAGGTTCAATGCTAACATTACAGGTGCTACTTTCTTTAATAGAATAAGCTGCAGAATCAGTGGCTGTAACAGTAGCTTGGCTATCTTTCTTATCGCAAGAAATAAGATTGAAAATAAAGAATAAAGAAATTAAAGATATCATGACTTTCTTCATAGTTCTCACCCGCCTTTAAAAATAAGTAAATTGGAATAATAATGGAATTATACCATATAAATACATGTGATCACAACAATTGAGAAGGATTAATTAGGCTTATTACAAATGCATAGTTTTGAGATATTATCATAAAATTAAATTGTCACTATTCTTACAGAGAAAAGTAATGAATGAAATTATTGTTAATTATCAATAATATACATGTAAATATTTTTGAGAGGATGTGTAGTTAATGTCATTAAACAATGCAATGACTGCTGATTTTTTACGTTCAGCATATGGTGGAGAAAGTATGGCTCATATGAGATACCTTATATGGGGAGAAGCTGCAGAAAAAGATGGATATCCTAATATAGGTAGACTTTTCAAAGGGGTTGCTTATGCAGAGTTATGTCATGCAAAAAATCATTTTACTGTATTAAAAGATCAAGTTGGAGATAATACTGTTGCTGCAGGGGCTGTATTTGGTCATACAAATATTGTTGAGAATCTTCAAGGTGCAATTGATGGTGAATTACATGAAATTAATCAAATGTATCCTGTTTATCTTGAAACTGCAAAATTTCAAGAGGAAAAAGATGCTCAAAGATCTTTCCATTATGCTTTAGAGGCAGAAAAAATTCATGCTAAGTTATTTCAAGATGCTCAAGATTCAGCTAAGTCAGGAAAAGATATAGGTAGTGAAACCATCTATGTTTGTCCAGTGTGTGGATTTACTGAATTAGGAGATAATGTTGAGAAGTGCCCAGTTTGTGGAGTAAGTAAAGATAGATTTCAATCTTTTTAATATATACAAGTAAGTAATTCAAAAACCTATTCTTTAATGAAAGAATAGGTTTTTGAATTTGAATAAATATCCTTAAGGAGAGACGAGGTTAATTATTATATACATAAGGGCTATTAGGTTTAGGGATAGTATTTATTGAGTCTATGACTACTACTGGAGTTGTAGTTAATTGCCCATCAGTAGCTTGGCTTTTCGCAGAAAGTTTTCCTTGTACTGTAACCCATTGACCCTCTTTTAGTTCAGTGGAATCTCTAAGTCTTCCTATAGGACCAATAATCTGAGCATCAGCAGCACAACAGCTCATATATAGCCTTGAAATAATGAATTCATTATTATTAAGTCCATCTTGTTTGTGGACAAAACCACTTATGGTTATAGCTCTGCCATTATAATCATTTATATGTTGAAAGACATCAGAGAGTGTATTAACAAAGTTATTATCATTTATACTTAAGGGTAAATTTCGTTTCCTTTCTTCAGGCGTCATTTGTCCGGCAATATTAGCTAGTTTATTTACAGCTTTAACACCTTTAGTGTCTACGATAGTGGTATCAATACCAGCATGAGAAGCTCCAAAGCCTATGAGTATAGTGAAGATAAATAAAATTATAACTTTGCTTGAAGGTCTGTTGCTTATGGTGGTAAATATCTTTCCAAACTGATATACAGTAAGTAAGCTTAAGAATACCTGAAAGATATTTAGATACACTATTATTCTAGGTGCTATAAAAAGCTTTATTTTGCCTGTAGAGGTTAGATTAAAAAGAAATAAGGATAGAAATAAAAATATTAAAAATTTTAAAAATTCATTAGTATTAAATCTTTTCATTTATATCACCTTAAATCCTATTAAATTTAGTCCAAACCCTATTAATGAGCAAATTATAACTATGCATAGTATCAAGGGAATCACGTAAGTTCTTTTATATCCCCCAATTAACATAAGTGTATTTTTTATATCTAACATAGGGCCAAATATCAAAAATGCTAATATAGAACCAGTGGTAAATTGTCCAATAAAACTTGCAGCAATGAAGGCATCTGCTTCGGAGCATACAGAGAGAATAAAAGCTAAAAATACCATTGCAATTACAGATAAGAATAGGTTATTTGCAAGATAATTTAAACTACTCCTAGATACAAGAACCTGGAAAGTTGCAGATAGCATAGCTCCAAATATAAGATATTTACTTATATCAAGAAATTCTGATGTTAGTGTATCTAATAGCAAAGATATTTTTGATTGATTCTTTTTGCTGGTATTATGAGAAACCCCGCATCCACAAAAATCATCATCATTAAAATCTGTTTCTTTTAGAATATCTGTTTTTGATTTATTTATTATTGTGATTAATGAACCAATTATAATAGAAGCAATAATGCCTAAAATAGCTCTTGCAGATAATATTTTCAAGTTGCCTCCAAAAGCATAGTAGGTTGATAAAAGAACTATTGGATTAATAATTGGAGTAGAAATCATAAAGGTTGTAGCAACCCCTACAGGAACGCCTTTTTTTATTAATTTTTTAGCGATTGGAATAATGCCACATTCGCATATGGGTAAGAAAATACCTAGTAAGGAAGCACATAGTAGTGCTAAAAAAGGATTTCTAGGAAGTATTCTAGCAATTGTTTGTTCAGAAACAAAAATCTGAATAAGTGATGATATTAGAGAACCTATAAAAATAAAAGGCATGGCTTCTAATACAATACTTATAAATATTGCAGAAAAGTTTGCTAGGGTTCTTGTGTTTAAAGTTATCTTAAATTTCACCATTAATATAATTATTAAAATTATTAGCGGAATTATGGCTAATTTAGATAATGTAGTGAGGACATTTTTATTGTTACTATAGTTATATTCCAATTTTTTATCTCCCTTTTAATGTACACTAAAATTTAGACAAGAGGGTCTTGGTAAGTATTCTAGATAACTTAAGCATTCCTCCATCTAAGAAATCTTCTTCATTTAAGTCTTTTTCTAAACTATCCTTCGAAGTTGAACTTAATATAAATGTATCTCTATTAAGTGACAAAATGTGTCTTTCAATAGATTTAAATTCATCTTTAGGCATTTTGGAACTATTATTAAAAACAACCAAATTACAGTGATACAAGTTAGGCAGTATTAGAGTAGGCATATTGTTTAAAAACATCGTATATGTAGTACAATCTGCTATAAAGAAAATAGAAGTAACGTTAGATATTTTCTTTAGTTCTCTTTCATTAAGAATCTCTAATAAATCAGCCAAATTTCTAGTGCCATTATACTCAATTATTATTCTGTGAACTTGATGCTTTAAGATAATTTCTTTAAGGATATCTTTATCTAGAGGTTCCGTGGGATCATAGTTTAGAATAGTGATGTTCTTGAAGCTAACTAAATCCTCTTTTATTTTGCTATTGCCTTGTTCACATTGAATTATTAATATTTTTTCTATTTTTAGTAATGTATTTTTAACAAGTGAATTTATAAAATAGGTTTTTCCAGATCCGATAAACCCTGTTACTATTTCGATATCAGTTTTAAATTTCATATTTATATTTCCTTACAGGTAAATAGATTTTTAATTTCATTTATATTAAGATGATTTCCTATTACGCATATTCTTCCAGAATAATCTGCACTGGAATTCCTAATTTCATATTCTCCTGGAACATAGTCAAATTCTAACCAGTTATCCTCATCAGCCTCAATAATTCCCTTAGCTCTTAGAACTAGTCCATATTTTGAGTTGTCAGTTAAGCTACTTAATATAGATTCAATTCTTTTTCTTGAGTAAACTTCTGGGGTTTCTATTCCAATTGATTCAAAAGCTTCTTTGGTTCCAGCTACCGTGGAAGTCTTTAAGATGCCTTTCCCCAAATCCTTCTTTAATATATTTATTTTATTTAGTAAAGGAACTTCCTCTGTGTTTTCTGCTATGTCAATAATTGAAGATGCAGGTACATCACTCCAAGGAGTTGTAACTATGCTGGCATGTGAGTTTAACTTTTTAATTTTTTCAGTAAGTGATAAAACATCATCTTTAGAAATGTTTTGAGTTCTACTTAATATGATAGTTTTAGCATTGACTATTTGGTCCTTATAAAAGTCAGCAAAATTATTTATATATAAATCATACTTAGTTACATCAAGGACAGTTATAAGCATGTTTAATGAAACTTTTTCTTGTATGTCTGGCTCCTTAAAAACTGAAAGTATTTCGGAAAGTTTTGCTACTCCAGAAGGCTCTACTATTATTCTTTCAGGGGAATATTTATCTATAACTTCAAGTATTCCTTTTTTAAAATCACCATAAACACTACAGCAAATACATCCAGCACTTATTTCTGTAATTTCGATTTTTGAATTCCTAAGAAAGGAGCCATCTATACCTATTTCTCCAAACTCATTTTCTATTATTGCTATTTTTTCTTTATTAAGAGATTCTTCTATAAGCTTTTTAATAAGCATAGTTTTACCAGCGCCTAAGAATCCTGAGAAAACATCTATTTTAATACTCATAATTAATACCTCGCAAAAATATTATATTGTTCATTTTAAACTAATGGGAAATGTGAATCAATGCAAATAATTTGCATTTGAAGTTAATTAACAGTTAGTTCAAATTTGATTTCAAATAATATAAATAAATTTTCTATTTTAGGTAAGAATATGGATGTATTTATTTTCTAAGGAGAGTGAACAAATGAACAAAGTAAGTATCAAAAGAAAAGTTCTATTGGGGGTAGCGGCTGCTACAATATCCCTATCCATAGGAACTAAGGCATATGCATCAACTGCTTCAACACAAGATAAAAGCACAAAAACTAAGACTATAACTGTATTAAATAAAAAACATCATGGCAAGTTAAAAGAAAATCTTGATAAATTGGTTAAGGAATCAAAGATAACTCAAGATCAAGAGGATAAGATTCTAGCATATGCAAAAGAAAAAAAGGCAGCTAGAAAGGAAGAGAGAGAAAAACTAAAGGATATGAGCAAAGAACAAAGAGAGGCGTATCTAAAAGAGCATCATAAGACTAGAGGAGATTTTTTCAAGGAACTAGTTGAAAAAGGTGTAATTAATCAAGCTCAATCAGATGAAATAGTAAAAAGTCTAGAAAGTAATATTACTACAAGATAATAAAAAAATAAAAGCTTGCAAAAGGTAATCCTATTGCAAGCTTTGCTTTATTGTTCATCAAAGATTTTCTTATGGTATGCTTTATAAAACTCATCATCATCTGATAATATTTCTCTAGCGCTATATATAGGTTCCATTATTATTTTCTCACTTTCAGGTAAATATAATTTAGCATACCCGCCATCACCATATTTTTCTCTTAAGTGTGTTTTAACTCTATTGTATGTTTCTTCTTCATCTAAGTCAGGAAAGTGCTTTTTGGAATAGTTATAGCAACGTGTAATCATGTCATCAATATCTGTAGTTCTATCAGCATCAGAGATAATAAGTCCATATATATTTCTAGGTTTGTAGTTATTTGAAGCCCTATGGTCTTCACAAGCATCACCCATTATAAATATTTCTTCAGGTAAGAACCAAGTTTCAAGCTTTTTATCTTGGATAAGGATTTCTTTTGAGTGTATTTGATGCTTAGCTCTATCAAATTTAAGTCCAAGATCATGATATATAGCAACAGTTAAAACCATTGGAATTTTTACAGAATGGAACTTTGAAAGCTTTAATGAAGACTTAATTACAGTCACAATGTGATTAATTCCATGTCCTTTGTCAAAAGATAGATAGTTATTTAGAACTTCATTAAATAAATAGTCTATTAGAGTTTCTGGTACTGAAGACTGAATTATAGCAATATCTTCAGTTGATAGATGCAGATTTAAAGCTTTAAGTGTATGCATTATTAAATCCTCCCGTTAAATCTATCTATAGTATATAATATAAATTAAGATATATCTATGTGAAAGGATGAGGTAAATAGCATGATTAAGAACATAATATTTGACTTAGGAAATGTTTTATTAGATTATAATCCGGTAGAATATTTAATGAATAAGGGAATAGAAAAAAGTAAGGTTAAGGAATTAATTAATCAAGTATTTCTAAGTGAAGAATGGGCAATGCTTGATAGGGGAACAATCACTGAAGAAGAAGCAATCGAGGTATTATGTAAAAGAAGTAAAGAAAACGAAGATTTAATAAGACTCGCTATGGACAATTGGTATGAGATTCTTACGCCAATAGAGGAATCAGTAGAAATATTAAAAGCAGTTAAGGGTGCGGGATATAAAACATATATATTATCAAATTTTCACCTAGTAGCTCATGAAAATGTCACTAAGAAACATGACTTTTTTGAACATTTTGATGGAGGAGTATTTTCATTTAAAGAAAAGCTTCTTAAGCCAGAAGAAGAAATTTATAAGTTAGTACTTGATAGATATAACATGAAGGCAGAAGAAACCATATTTATAGATGATACTGCAATTAATATTGAAGCAGCCAACAAGCTTGGAATTAATGGAATAGTGTTTAAAGGAGCTGAGGATTTAAGAGACGAGCTATCTAAGTATGGAGTAAATATTTAATATATTTTAGAAAAGAAAAAGAAGAAGTCAGTACAAATTAGACTTCTTCTTTCTTATAATTAGCTACATCCGCTAGTAGATCCACATGTCAAGCATAGGGAGCAGGTTCCATTAGGGACTATTTGCTGACTTCCACAGTTGCCGCATTTAACTTTATGATGTCCCTCAGGGATGATTTCTTCAGAAATAGCAGCTTCTGCAGGAATGTTTTTTAGTTTGTTTTCTAAGGATTTTGCATAATCAATTAATTCCTTATAAGTCATGGATTCAAGCTTCTTCTCACCAGAATCTAAAGATACATTTAAAGGTTGAGAAACCTTTGAGCCATCTCTGTATAAGGCAATACATTTTACACCTAGCTTCCAAGATTCTTCATGAACAGCTTTAAAATCTTCAACTGTAGCATCATTTGGTAAGTTTACAGTCTTAGAAATAGCTCCAGAAACAAATGGAGTTAAAGCAGCAACCATCTTAACATGACCTAATGGAGAAATAAATCTGTAGCCTCCATGAGATTTGTTGGCTGTATCAAATATTGAATAATGAGCTTCCTTTAAGAATGGAGCATCTTCAATTCTGCCAGTACCATCTATATAGGAGATAATAGAATCCATCTCTTCTTTATTGTATCCCAAAGTTTCTAAAGCAGTTTTTATAGTAGTATTAACTAACTTCATATAGCCACCACCGCTTAAGTTCTTCCATACTATATGAGAGAAGAATGGTTCGATAGAGGTAGTATCGCAATCCATTGCTAGTGCAATTGTTCCAGTAGGTGCGATTACAGTTACTTGAGCATTTCTATACCCAACTTCTTTTCCATGTGAGTATGCAAGTTCCCAAGAATTTTTTAAAGCCTTAGATAAATTTGCTAAAGAAAGTTTATCTAGAAGGTCATGATCTACCTTTATTGGTGAATAATCTAATCCTTCAAAGTCATCCAGCATAGCACCTGCTGCTCTAGAATGATTTCTTATAACTCTTAACATATATTCTTTATTTATTTCAAACTTTGGAAAAGCTCCAACTTTCTCTGCCATAAGAGAAGAAACATAATATGAATATCCAGTTACTATTCCCATAATAGCAGCCGATACATTTCTTCCTTCTTCACTATCATAAGGAATGGCCATTGCCATAAGGGTTGAGCCTGTGTTTGCAATACCGAGTCCTGTAGTTCTAAACATAAAGGATTTTCTAGCAATTTCAGCTGTTGGGAATTGTCCTTGATATATAGTGGTATCTAGTACAATTTGAATTAAAGCTGTTAAGTGTGTTAATCCTTTTAGGTCAAAAGTCTTAGTGTGTTCATCATAAAATTTTCTGATATTTATACTTGCTAGGTTACAGGCTGTGTCATCAAGAAAATGATACTCTGAGCATGGGTTGGAAGCATTTATTCTGTTATGTTTTGCACCATATAGCCCATCTTCTCCAGCAGGACAAGTGTGCCATGCGTTTATAATATCATCAAATTGAGGAGCTGGATCTGCACAACTCCAAGAACTTTCGTTAAAGGTATTCCATAGTTCATTGACTGAAATCTCTTTATTTACACTCTCACTTTTTCTTCCTTTAAGGTAAATAGTATCATCATTCTTAGAAATAACTTTTTTCATAAATTCATCAGAGAATCTTATTGAGTTATTAGCATTTTGACCAGAAACAGTTTCATATGCTTCCCCTTCAAAACCAATATCATATCCCATTTTACCTAAATCTCTTACTTTTTGTTCTTCTCTAGCTTTCCAAGTTATAAACTCCATTATTTCAGGATGGTCATAATCTAAGCATACCATTTTGGCAGCACGTCTTGTGGTTCCACCAGATTTTATAGCACCTGCATTTCTATCAAGAACCTTAAGGAATGACATAAGTCCAGAAGATTTTCCACCTCCCGATAGAGGTTCATCTATTGCTCTGATATTTGAAAAATTAGTACCTGTACCAGAACCTTGCTTAAAAAGTCTAGTTTCAGTAGTAATTAAATCAGTTATAGAGCGTGGTCCTAATAACGTATCTTCTATTCCATTAATAAAGCAAGCAGATCCTTGAGTTCTAGTAAAGGCATCAGTAGATGGCATAACTTTGTCTAGTTTTTCATCATAATAAAAGTGTCCTTCTGAATCTTTATCTATTCCATAAGATAGCTTTAACCCAGTATTAAACCACTGAGGAGAATTAGGTGCCCACCTTTGGCTTAATATTCCGTAAGCAAGTTCATCATAAAATATTTGAGAATTATCTTTAGTTATTAAACCTTGTTCTAAAGCATATGTAGTCCAAAAATTAACTAATCTATGGGTTATTTCTTTCATACTTCTTTCGTATCCGTTGCCATTAGGAACACCATTTTGTCTAAAGTACTTACTAGCTATGATATTGCAGGCATTTTGAGAATAGAAGTCAGGAAATTCTAAATTATCTTTGGAAAAAATTAATTTATTTGTTTTGTAATCCAATATTTCAACTTTAACAGTTTTCCAATTGAATAAATCATATACGGTTTTGTTAGTCCCCTCTAACTCTTTAGTAAAATAACGTGAAATAAGGTTGTATAAGTGATTCATTTTAATCTCTCCTTTAAAAAAACAATAAGCCTATAAATATATTCTAAACACAATATATTGTGGTATGCAATAATATAAATACTATATATGGGTAAAATAACCTGAACTAGAATAGATAATCTTACTGTTTTCTAACTAATTTAAAGTTTTTCAAATTATAATCTTTTAAATTGATTTAAATTATCTAACAATATATAATAGGTTCTATGATAAGGTTAACATTTATAGAGGTGATGAAAAGTTGAAAAGAATAGATCTAATTTATGAAAAGTTAATAGAGCTATATGACGGGGAAGGCGTAAGTGCTAGTGACATATCTTCGGCACTAGGACTTGATAGGGCCAATGTAAGTAGTGATCTAAATAAATTAAGTGAAGAAGGTAAAATAATAAAAATTAAAGGCAAGCCAGTACTTTTTACACCTCAGGAAGCAAACGAAGAAGAGAGCAGTCTTGATAAATTTGCAAGCAAAAATGGTAGCCTTTTTTCAGCAGTAGAACAAGCAAAAGCAGCGATCTTATATCCGCCGAAAGGAATGAATATTTTAATTTTAGGAGAGACTGGTGTAGGTAAATCCATGTTTGCAGGACTTATTCATAAGTATGCAATAGAAATGGAAAGTATGGGCAAGGATTCTCCTTTTATAACCTTTAACTGCGCAGATTATGCCAATAACCCTCAACTTCTTATTGGACAAATATTTGGAAGTAAAAAAGGCTCATATACTGGGGCAGACTCAGATAGGGTGGGGTTAATTGAAAAGGCTAATGGCGGAATATTGTTTCTAGATGAAGTACATAGACTTACACCAGAAGGGCAAGAGATGTTCTTTACATTTATGGATAAAGGAACATTTAGACGACTAGGTGAAACAGAATCTGAAAGAAGTGCTAATGTTTTAATAATTTCAGCTACTACTGAGAATCCGGAATCAACTTTACTTAAGACCTTTACTAGAAGAATACCAATGATTATAAGAATTCCTAGCTTAAATGAGAGAAGCCTTGAGGAAAGATTTAATTTAATATGCGAATTTCTTAGAGAAGAATCTTTCAGACTTGATAAAACCATCATGGTATCAGTAAATTCCATGAAAGCACTATCTAGTTACAATTGTCCTAATAACATAGGGCAACTTAAAACAGATGTGCAGTTAGCTTGTGCAAAAGCATACGCTGACTATGTTTCTAGAAAGAAAAAAGAAATGAAGATAAATACTATGGAGCTTCCTGTATATATAAGGCAAGGTTTGTATTCTGCCGTTGAGCACAGACAACTTTGGAATAAGCTAATAGGTATTAATAATAGATATTGCATATTTGATAATGATAGTGAACAAGTGCTTTTCCAAGAGGAGCAAGGTGAAGTAAGTATATACGATATGATTGATTTAAGGGTACATGAATTAAAAAGCAGAGGAATAGATAGTGAAGAACTTGAAAAAGAGATGGGAAGAGATATAGAAGAGTACTTCAATAATTATATTTATAGTGTTAATAAGAAAAGAGATATTTCAAACCTTGAAAGTGTTATCGATAAAGAAGTAATTAATATAGTTCAACAAATTGTATCATACTGCGAAGAGGGTTTAAATAGAACCTTAAGTGAGAAGATCTATTATGGAATGGCTGTTCATATTGCAAATTCTATTGAGAGAATCAGAAAAAATCAAAAAATTGTAAACCCTCAATTAAATACGGTAAGAACAGAGCATAAAAAGGAATTTAATATAGCGTTAAATTGTTTAAAAATAATTGATAGAGTAATGGATGTATCTATGCCTATAGACGAAGCTGCATTTTTAGCTATGTTTTTAGTTTATGATGATAGAAATGTTGAGAAGCAAGATAATGAAGTAAAAGTAATAGTTGTAGCACATGGAGCATCAACTGCAACATCTATGGCGGATGCAACTAATAAACTTCTGGGTGCAAATTATGCGATTGGAATAAATGCACCTATAGAAGAAAAGCCGCAAAAAGTTATCAATAGGCTTAAAACCTTTATTATTCAATCTAAAATTGAATCCGATATTCTTTTCCTAGTGGATATGGGTTCGCTAACAACTTTTGGAGGGGAATTGCAGGAGGAGCTTGGAATAAGGACTAAGACACTTCCACTTGTAAGTACTTTACACGTAATTGAAGCTACAAGAAGAGCTATGCTTGGGTATTCACTTGAGGAAGTATATCAGGAAACCTTGAGGGTTAATACATTA
This genomic window from Clostridium sp. 'White wine YQ' contains:
- a CDS encoding DUF4932 domain-containing protein, with amino-acid sequence MKKVMISLISLFFIFNLISCDKKDSQATVTATDSAAYSIKESSTCNVSIEPKIELLSIVQYLADDPTIIKENLSSDNDKYSKDIANYFSKYNDEPVVTLYKKMLKTGFSYSTPPQAMLYVDDNLKLLTNLTLPSDVISAAGNKKTLIKFFDLLSDFRKKSSFDDFYLSHIDLYKKLVSTVKEKVDKLGCIDKLIDYYGYKQNSYNFIIEPLSIGGYAARIPSKNDKFDLYDFMVIPNDDAEFFQMVIHEFGHSYVNPLTEKNIDEVNKYSNLFTPIKDAMTKEQYGSWDFCVNEHIVRAVAYRNLDTNFSSGISRRYINMDTNRKFIYLDALSEKLKEYENNRNKYKTFNDFYPKLLETLKEFSDSSSTKK
- a CDS encoding rubrerythrin family protein; this translates as MSLNNAMTADFLRSAYGGESMAHMRYLIWGEAAEKDGYPNIGRLFKGVAYAELCHAKNHFTVLKDQVGDNTVAAGAVFGHTNIVENLQGAIDGELHEINQMYPVYLETAKFQEEKDAQRSFHYALEAEKIHAKLFQDAQDSAKSGKDIGSETIYVCPVCGFTELGDNVEKCPVCGVSKDRFQSF
- a CDS encoding TIGR03943 family putative permease subunit, producing the protein MKRFNTNEFLKFLIFLFLSLFLFNLTSTGKIKLFIAPRIIVYLNIFQVFLSLLTVYQFGKIFTTISNRPSSKVIILFIFTILIGFGASHAGIDTTIVDTKGVKAVNKLANIAGQMTPEERKRNLPLSINDNNFVNTLSDVFQHINDYNGRAITISGFVHKQDGLNNNEFIISRLYMSCCAADAQIIGPIGRLRDSTELKEGQWVTVQGKLSAKSQATDGQLTTTPVVVIDSINTIPKPNSPYVYNN
- a CDS encoding permease — translated: MEYNYSNNKNVLTTLSKLAIIPLIILIIILMVKFKITLNTRTLANFSAIFISIVLEAMPFIFIGSLISSLIQIFVSEQTIARILPRNPFLALLCASLLGIFLPICECGIIPIAKKLIKKGVPVGVATTFMISTPIINPIVLLSTYYAFGGNLKILSARAILGIIASIIIGSLITIINKSKTDILKETDFNDDDFCGCGVSHNTSKKNQSKISLLLDTLTSEFLDISKYLIFGAMLSATFQVLVSRSSLNYLANNLFLSVIAMVFLAFILSVCSEADAFIAASFIGQFTTGSILAFLIFGPMLDIKNTLMLIGGYKRTYVIPLILCIVIICSLIGFGLNLIGFKVI
- a CDS encoding GTP-binding protein → MKFKTDIEIVTGFIGSGKTYFINSLVKNTLLKIEKILIIQCEQGNSKIKEDLVSFKNITILNYDPTEPLDKDILKEIILKHQVHRIIIEYNGTRNLADLLEILNERELKKISNVTSIFFIADCTTYTMFLNNMPTLILPNLYHCNLVVFNNSSKMPKDEFKSIERHILSLNRDTFILSSTSKDSLEKDLNEEDFLDGGMLKLSRILTKTLLSKF
- a CDS encoding CobW family GTP-binding protein, whose protein sequence is MSIKIDVFSGFLGAGKTMLIKKLIEESLNKEKIAIIENEFGEIGIDGSFLRNSKIEITEISAGCICCSVYGDFKKGILEVIDKYSPERIIVEPSGVAKLSEILSVFKEPDIQEKVSLNMLITVLDVTKYDLYINNFADFYKDQIVNAKTIILSRTQNISKDDVLSLTEKIKKLNSHASIVTTPWSDVPASSIIDIAENTEEVPLLNKINILKKDLGKGILKTSTVAGTKEAFESIGIETPEVYSRKRIESILSSLTDNSKYGLVLRAKGIIEADEDNWLEFDYVPGEYEIRNSSADYSGRICVIGNHLNINEIKNLFTCKEI
- a CDS encoding HD family phosphohydrolase: MHTLKALNLHLSTEDIAIIQSSVPETLIDYLFNEVLNNYLSFDKGHGINHIVTVIKSSLKLSKFHSVKIPMVLTVAIYHDLGLKFDRAKHQIHSKEILIQDKKLETWFLPEEIFIMGDACEDHRASNNYKPRNIYGLIISDADRTTDIDDMITRCYNYSKKHFPDLDEEETYNRVKTHLREKYGDGGYAKLYLPESEKIIMEPIYSAREILSDDDEFYKAYHKKIFDEQ
- a CDS encoding HAD family hydrolase — encoded protein: MIKNIIFDLGNVLLDYNPVEYLMNKGIEKSKVKELINQVFLSEEWAMLDRGTITEEEAIEVLCKRSKENEDLIRLAMDNWYEILTPIEESVEILKAVKGAGYKTYILSNFHLVAHENVTKKHDFFEHFDGGVFSFKEKLLKPEEEIYKLVLDRYNMKAEETIFIDDTAINIEAANKLGINGIVFKGAEDLRDELSKYGVNI